GACGCTCTTGTCGAGGACTTTTACTCCTTTGACGCTGCTCTCGTCTTGGACTGCGACTTCTACGACGATTGTAGCTCTGCTCTTGTTGTCTTCTATCATCtcctcgctctctttctctgcgcCTTGATCTTTCTTCTATACTTCTGCTTCTATCGCGTCTTCCTCGCTGTTCAACACTCCTGCTCCTGTTGCGTCTTCCACTCCTGCTTCTTTCTCGCCTTTCCCTCTGCTCCTTTGAGTTCTTAACCCTTTCTTTCCCACTGCTATTGCTTCTTTCTCGTCTTTCCCTTCGCTTACCACGCTCCTCCTCGCTACTGGCGCTTCTAGCCCGTCTGCTTCGCTGCTCCTTGGACTTGGAAGTCTCTTcttcgctttcgctttctgagctgctgtcgctgcgTTTCTTTGactttttcttgttcttgtgctttttttgctttgtggcCATGTCCAGTTGCTTGGTTAGTGTTCGATACTTGGCATCCAGCAGCTTGTCCAGTTTGAAATCTTCATTTGTGCCTTCGCCCTTCAGCTTTTTCATTTGTCGTGCCAGTTTCTTGTCCAGATCATCATCGCTATCGCTGTCGTCGTCACTGCTGCTTCGcttgtgtttctttttcttggaTTTCTTACTCTTCTTGGGCTTCTTTTCGCGCTTGGCAGCCGCTTCACGCTCTGTCTTCAAAATGCGATGGATTTCCTTCAGTTTGACGGGATTCTCTAAAAGTTTACGTCTCGATTCCATTTCCCGTTGCTTAATGAGCATCAAGGGATCTTCCATAGTCTTGCGCTGCATATCCACCTGCTCGGTGGACTGTAAATTACGATACTCCCGTATGGAGAAGGGCACACACTCGTGCTCCACATGATTGATGGATTGTTTTAAGCCCAATGTACTCTGCTCTTGACGTCGCTCCTCCGCTTCTAACTGCTCAAAAGACTTGTCGATCTTGCGGCCCAGCAAATATTCCTCGCGATTGATAAGCTC
This DNA window, taken from Drosophila nasuta strain 15112-1781.00 chromosome 2L, ASM2355853v1, whole genome shotgun sequence, encodes the following:
- the LOC132797160 gene encoding pre-mRNA-splicing factor CWC25 homolog, which produces MGGGDLNLKKSWHPHTMKNQERVWKAEQAKQEEQRKLDDLRKEINEERDREELRRLGENSGVLSSNNGGEAKLEWMYKNNTELINREEYLLGRKIDKSFEQLEAEERRQEQSTLGLKQSINHVEHECVPFSIREYRNLQSTEQVDMQRKTMEDPLMLIKQREMESRRKLLENPVKLKEIHRILKTEREAAAKREKKPKKSKKSKKKKHKRSSSDDDSDSDDDLDKKLARQMKKLKGEGTNEDFKLDKLLDAKYRTLTKQLDMATKQKKHKNKKKSKKRSDSSSESESEEETSKSKEQRSRRARSASSEEERGKRRERRERSNSSGKERVKNSKEQRERRERSRSGRRNRSRSVEQRGRRDRSRSIEERSRRRERERGDDRRQQEQSYNRRRSRSPRREQRQRSKSPRQERQRSRSPRREEQKRQRSRSPKREQQTRQRSQSPRQQRQRSRSPRRETRRRSRSPRRDQQTTQRRNSRERQRRSPTPEKRRAPSPAPVATRQPAKTKPKLSDSEREARLREMMDNATWREADRTKVVQKHREEYAREEAQHQARDFDQQFINKEVKKAIDNQTSIGNRIRSNLNNIQRNSSAMDANFARK